A genomic stretch from Sebastes fasciatus isolate fSebFas1 chromosome 23, fSebFas1.pri, whole genome shotgun sequence includes:
- the pyroxd1 gene encoding pyridine nucleotide-disulfide oxidoreductase domain-containing protein 1 isoform X2, with translation MADRKEKTFRFVVVGGGIAGVTCVEQLSSQIPSADVALITAGSHIKAVTNYKQVSKTLEEFDVEERPSSVLEEKFPNLTVIHSAVKSLHTQSHSVETADGRVFGYEKLCICGGGRPKLLTQDNPYVLGIRDTDSAQDLQKRLSKAKRIVVVGNGGIALELVYEVEGCEVIWAVKDKAIGNTFFDPGAAQFLIPSLEADKPERAAPCKRTRYTTEEPAPGGSQTFTADRNARRRGSGPTEAGSALGPDWHEGLVLRGAEKVSRRVSVEYQCEMEKIFTSEELLNSPQQTLRPENGSWPVYVQLTNGKTFGCDFVVSATGVVPNTEPFLHGNNFALAGDGGLQVDDHMMTSEPDVYAAGDVCTACWKHSSLWQQMRLWTQARQMGWYAGRCMAAHVLSEPIELDFCFELFSHITKFFNYKVVLLGKFNGQGLLGPDQELLVRCTKGREYVKVVLSGGRMVGAVLIGETDLEETFENLILNQMDLTPYGEELLNPDIDIEDYFD, from the exons ATGGCAGATAGGAAAGAGAAAACATTCAGGTTTGTGGTCGTGGGAGGAGGCATCGCAGGTGTGACATGTGTTGAACAG CTGTCATCCCAGATCCCATCAGCTGACGTGGCTCTGATTACAGCAGGTTCACATATCAAGGCAGTGACCAACTATAAACAG GTGTCCAAGACACTGGAAGAgtttgatgtggaggagcgaccaTCCAGTGTTCTGGAGGAGAAGTTTCCCAACCTGACCGTCATCCACTCTGCTGTcaaatcacttcacacacagtcacat TCTGTGGAAACTGCAGACGGTCGTGTTTTTGGTTATGAGAAGCTGTGTATCTGCGGCGGGGGCAGACCAAAGCTCCTAACCCAGGACAACCCTTACGTCCTGGGGATACGGGACACAGACAGCGCCCAG gATTTACAGAAGCGGTTATCCAAAGCAAAGAGAATCGTTGTCGTTGGCAACGGAGGGATTGCCTTGGAATTAGT GTATGAAGTGGAGGGCTGCGAGGTGATCTGGGCCGTGAAGGACAAGGCCATAGGAAACACCTTCTTTGACCCCGGGGCGGCGCAGTTCCTCATCCCTTCACTGGAGGCGGACAAACCAGAAAGAGCTGCTCCCTGTAAGAGAACTCGCTACACCACAGAGGAACCAGCACCCGGAGGGTCCCAGACCTTCACAGcag ATAGAAATGCACGAAGGCGTGGCTCTGGTCCTACAGAAGCTGGCAGCGCTCTCGGCCCAGACTGGCATGAAGGATTAGTTCTACGAGGAGCAGAGAAG GTGTCCCGCAGAGTTTCAGTGGAATACCAGTGTGAGATGGAAAAGATCTTCACCTCCGAGGAGCTGCTCAATTCCCCTCAGCAAACACTCAGACCAGAGAATG GATCCTGGCCCGTTTACGTCCAGCTGACCAACGGCAAAACATTTGGCTGTGATTTTGTCGTCAGCGCCACCGGCGTCGTGCCAAACACTGAGCCATTTCTCCATGGCAACAAT TTTGCACTGGCGGGTGATGGCGGCCTGCAGGTAGATGACCACATGATGACGTCAGAGCCAGATGTGTATGCTGCAGGAGATGTGTGCACTGCATGCTGGAAACACAGCTCACTGTGGCAGCAG ATGCGTTTGTGGACGCAGGCCCGTCAGATGGGCTGGTACGCCGGCCGCTGCATGGCGGCGCACGTCCTTTCAGAACCAATAGAACTGGACTTCTGCTTCGAACTCTTCTCACACATCACCAAGTTCTTCAACTACAAG GTGGTCCTGCTGGGGAAGTTTAACGGGCAGGGGCTGCTGGGGCCCGACCAGGAGCTGCTGGTACGCTGCACCAAAGGCCGGGAGTATGTCAAG gTGGTTCTCAGCGGAGGTAGGATGGTGGGGGCGGTGCTGATCGGGGAGACGGACCTGGAGGAGACCTTTGAGAACCTGATCCTCAACCAGATGGATCTGACCCCGTACGGAGAGGAGCTGCTCAACCCTGACATTGATATCGAGGACTACTTCGATTGA
- the mapk11 gene encoding mitogen-activated protein kinase 11: protein MSSARPGFYRQELNKTVWEVPERYQNLTPVGSGAYGSVCSAYDVVLRQKVAVKKLSRPFQSLIHSRRSYRELRLLKHMKHENVIGLLDVFTPAATLEDFNELYLVTNLMGADLNNIVKFQRLSDEHVQFLIYQLLRGLKYIHSAGLIHRDLKPSNVAVNEDCELRILDFGLARQTDDEMTGYVATRWYRAPEIMLNWMHYNQNVDIWSVGCIMGELLKGKVLFPGTDYIDQLKRIMEVVGTPTPDLLKKICSEHAQKYIQSLPFMPQQDLEKIFRGANPMAVDLLKRMLVLDCDGRISASEALSHPYFSQYHDPDDEPEAPPYDQTLESKDRTLEEWKELVFEEVSSVKASGGKTDSLQAEQ, encoded by the exons ATGTCCTCCGCCAGACCCGGATTCTACCGGCAGGAGCTGAACAAGACCGTGTGGGAGGTTCCGGAGCGGTACCAGAACCTGACGCCGGTGGGCTCCGGAGCCTACGGATCCGTCTG TTCGGCGTACGATGTCGTCTTGCGGCAGAAGGTCGCGGTGAAGAAGCTGTCCAGGCCTTTTCAGTCTCTGATCCACAGCCGCCGCTCGTACCGGGAACTCAGGCTGCTCAAGCACATGAAACACGAGAAT GTAATAGGGCTGCTGGACGTCTTCACACCTGCTGCAACATTAGAGGACTTCAATGAACT CTACCTGGTGACTAACCTGATGGGCGCAGACCTCAATAACATCGTTAAATTTCAGAGGTTGTCAGACGAGCACGTGCAGTTCTTAATTTACCAGCTTCTACGTGGCCTCAAG TACATCCATTCAGCGGGATTGATCCACAGA GACCTCAAGCCAAGTAATGTGGCAGTAAATGAGGACTGTGAGCTGAGG ATCCTCGACTTTGGATTGGCCAGGCAGACGGACGACGAGATGACGGGGTACGTGGCGACTCGCTGGTATCGAGCGCCGGAGATCATGCTGAACTGGATGCACTACAATCAGAATG TTGATATCTGGTCGGTGGGATGCATTATGGGAGAGCTGCTGAAGGGAAAAGTCCTTTTTCCTGGCACTGACT ATATTGACCAGCTGAAGAGAATCATGGAGGTGGTTGGGACTCCGACACCCGACCTGTTAAAGAAGATCTGCTCCGAACAC GCGCAGAAATACATCCAGTCTCTGCCCTTCATGCCGCAGCAGGACCTGGAAAAGATCTTCAGAGGAGCGAATCCAATGG CTGTCGATCTACTGAAGCGTATGCTGGTTCTGGACTGCGATGGGAGGATATCGGCCAGCGAGGCTCTGTCTCACCCTTACTTCTCACAGTACCACGATCCAGACGATGAGCCGGAGGCCCCGCCTTACGACCAAACGCTGGAGAGTAAAGACCGAACTCTAGAAGAATGGAAAG AGTTGGTATTCGAagaagtgagcagcgtcaaagCATCCGGCGGCAAGACTGATAGCCTTCAGGCGGAGCAGTAa
- the pyroxd1 gene encoding pyridine nucleotide-disulfide oxidoreductase domain-containing protein 1 isoform X1: MADRKEKTFRFVVVGGGIAGVTCVEQLSSQIPSADVALITAGSHIKAVTNYKQVSKTLEEFDVEERPSSVLEEKFPNLTVIHSAVKSLHTQSHSVETADGRVFGYEKLCICGGGRPKLLTQDNPYVLGIRDTDSAQDLQKRLSKAKRIVVVGNGGIALELVYEVEGCEVIWAVKDKAIGNTFFDPGAAQFLIPSLEADKPERAAPCKRTRYTTEEPAPGGSQTFTADRNARRRGSGPTEAGSALGPDWHEGLVLRGAEKVSRRVSVEYQCEMEKIFTSEELLNSPQQTLRPENVGSWPVYVQLTNGKTFGCDFVVSATGVVPNTEPFLHGNNFALAGDGGLQVDDHMMTSEPDVYAAGDVCTACWKHSSLWQQMRLWTQARQMGWYAGRCMAAHVLSEPIELDFCFELFSHITKFFNYKVVLLGKFNGQGLLGPDQELLVRCTKGREYVKVVLSGGRMVGAVLIGETDLEETFENLILNQMDLTPYGEELLNPDIDIEDYFD, translated from the exons ATGGCAGATAGGAAAGAGAAAACATTCAGGTTTGTGGTCGTGGGAGGAGGCATCGCAGGTGTGACATGTGTTGAACAG CTGTCATCCCAGATCCCATCAGCTGACGTGGCTCTGATTACAGCAGGTTCACATATCAAGGCAGTGACCAACTATAAACAG GTGTCCAAGACACTGGAAGAgtttgatgtggaggagcgaccaTCCAGTGTTCTGGAGGAGAAGTTTCCCAACCTGACCGTCATCCACTCTGCTGTcaaatcacttcacacacagtcacat TCTGTGGAAACTGCAGACGGTCGTGTTTTTGGTTATGAGAAGCTGTGTATCTGCGGCGGGGGCAGACCAAAGCTCCTAACCCAGGACAACCCTTACGTCCTGGGGATACGGGACACAGACAGCGCCCAG gATTTACAGAAGCGGTTATCCAAAGCAAAGAGAATCGTTGTCGTTGGCAACGGAGGGATTGCCTTGGAATTAGT GTATGAAGTGGAGGGCTGCGAGGTGATCTGGGCCGTGAAGGACAAGGCCATAGGAAACACCTTCTTTGACCCCGGGGCGGCGCAGTTCCTCATCCCTTCACTGGAGGCGGACAAACCAGAAAGAGCTGCTCCCTGTAAGAGAACTCGCTACACCACAGAGGAACCAGCACCCGGAGGGTCCCAGACCTTCACAGcag ATAGAAATGCACGAAGGCGTGGCTCTGGTCCTACAGAAGCTGGCAGCGCTCTCGGCCCAGACTGGCATGAAGGATTAGTTCTACGAGGAGCAGAGAAG GTGTCCCGCAGAGTTTCAGTGGAATACCAGTGTGAGATGGAAAAGATCTTCACCTCCGAGGAGCTGCTCAATTCCCCTCAGCAAACACTCAGACCAGAGAATG TAGGATCCTGGCCCGTTTACGTCCAGCTGACCAACGGCAAAACATTTGGCTGTGATTTTGTCGTCAGCGCCACCGGCGTCGTGCCAAACACTGAGCCATTTCTCCATGGCAACAAT TTTGCACTGGCGGGTGATGGCGGCCTGCAGGTAGATGACCACATGATGACGTCAGAGCCAGATGTGTATGCTGCAGGAGATGTGTGCACTGCATGCTGGAAACACAGCTCACTGTGGCAGCAG ATGCGTTTGTGGACGCAGGCCCGTCAGATGGGCTGGTACGCCGGCCGCTGCATGGCGGCGCACGTCCTTTCAGAACCAATAGAACTGGACTTCTGCTTCGAACTCTTCTCACACATCACCAAGTTCTTCAACTACAAG GTGGTCCTGCTGGGGAAGTTTAACGGGCAGGGGCTGCTGGGGCCCGACCAGGAGCTGCTGGTACGCTGCACCAAAGGCCGGGAGTATGTCAAG gTGGTTCTCAGCGGAGGTAGGATGGTGGGGGCGGTGCTGATCGGGGAGACGGACCTGGAGGAGACCTTTGAGAACCTGATCCTCAACCAGATGGATCTGACCCCGTACGGAGAGGAGCTGCTCAACCCTGACATTGATATCGAGGACTACTTCGATTGA